Proteins from one Pontibacter korlensis genomic window:
- a CDS encoding DUF3267 domain-containing protein, producing MQEEEYEKTELTMSAAEANVKALVFMLPILVLYVVPYALLWPEQFNMGAVEAFIGEHGSKTLFYPFLMMLVFVLGAVVHELLHGLTWAAFCKRGVKSIKYGVHWSYLTPYCHCQEMLPLRPYILGGIMPGLMMGLLPALAGLALGNMLLFLFGLFFSIAASGDLLVLWMLRHTKSTDRVQDHPEKIGCYLYRKV from the coding sequence ATGCAGGAAGAGGAGTATGAGAAAACAGAGCTGACCATGTCCGCTGCTGAAGCCAATGTGAAGGCACTGGTTTTCATGCTGCCGATACTGGTGCTTTATGTAGTGCCTTATGCTTTGCTTTGGCCAGAGCAGTTCAACATGGGGGCTGTGGAAGCATTCATCGGGGAGCATGGCTCAAAAACGCTGTTTTACCCTTTCCTGATGATGCTTGTCTTTGTGCTGGGGGCGGTAGTGCATGAACTGCTGCATGGCCTTACCTGGGCTGCCTTTTGCAAGCGTGGCGTTAAATCAATTAAGTATGGCGTGCACTGGAGTTACCTTACTCCTTATTGCCATTGCCAGGAGATGCTGCCGCTGCGCCCTTACATACTGGGTGGTATCATGCCCGGACTGATGATGGGGCTGCTGCCGGCGCTGGCGGGCCTTGCCCTAGGTAACATGCTGCTGTTTCTTTTCGGCCTCTTTTTCTCTATAGCCGCCTCCGGCGATCTGCTGGTGCTCTGGATGCTGCGCCACACCAAGTCTACTGACCGTGTGCAGGACCATCCGGAGAAGATCGGTTGCTACCTGTACAGGAAAGTATAA
- a CDS encoding cellulase family glycosylhydrolase: MNISDRDPSKPSLWESKANQQKTIALWRKLAERYADELWLGAYDIINEPNWGFTDPSDKNGCNEQQNEPLRKLMMDIIKAIREVDKQHIVIIEGNCWGNNYSGVLPPWDQNMVLSFHKYWNYNNQGAIQGWLDHRDKYNVPVWLGETGENSNVWFIQAISLVERNNIGWCWWPLKKMGFINPLEVKVDPGYQKILDYWKNKGAKPTAAEAYQALMQQAENTKLENCIYHNDVVDAMFRQVHTTATKPFQPNTVTAGTILNAVDYDLGRNGFAYFDKTAYYYISTGGERSPWNKGHLYRNDGVDIEAGKTADCFYVSSFEEGEWLQYTLNAPQKGSYNLQLRVASDNAEGKVTVWSNGAVAATSVAVPNTGGAGSWQSIEVGNVPLAQGKNVLRVKAEGGNFNLSSIQFESKNKPSTKKQRERPGVNYTIAQYKYKNAGRGV, encoded by the coding sequence ATGAACATTTCGGACCGCGACCCAAGCAAGCCATCTTTGTGGGAGAGTAAGGCCAATCAGCAGAAAACAATAGCGCTTTGGCGCAAGCTGGCAGAGCGCTATGCCGATGAGCTATGGCTGGGCGCTTACGACATCATAAACGAGCCAAACTGGGGCTTCACTGATCCAAGCGATAAGAACGGCTGCAACGAACAGCAGAACGAGCCGCTCCGCAAGCTAATGATGGATATCATCAAGGCCATCCGCGAAGTGGATAAGCAGCACATCGTTATCATAGAGGGCAATTGCTGGGGCAATAACTATAGTGGTGTGTTGCCGCCCTGGGACCAAAACATGGTGCTCAGCTTCCATAAATACTGGAACTATAACAACCAGGGTGCCATACAAGGCTGGCTGGACCATCGCGACAAGTATAACGTGCCGGTTTGGTTAGGCGAAACAGGCGAGAACTCTAATGTATGGTTCATACAGGCCATCAGTTTGGTGGAGCGCAACAACATTGGCTGGTGCTGGTGGCCCCTAAAAAAGATGGGCTTCATTAACCCGCTGGAAGTGAAAGTAGACCCAGGTTATCAGAAAATACTGGATTACTGGAAAAACAAAGGAGCCAAGCCAACCGCTGCTGAAGCTTACCAGGCCCTGATGCAACAGGCTGAGAACACGAAGCTCGAAAACTGCATCTACCACAATGATGTCGTAGATGCCATGTTCCGGCAGGTTCATACCACAGCAACAAAGCCTTTCCAGCCGAATACAGTTACAGCTGGCACTATCCTTAACGCTGTGGACTATGACTTGGGCCGCAACGGCTTTGCTTACTTTGATAAAACTGCTTATTATTACATCTCCACAGGCGGCGAGCGCAGCCCCTGGAACAAAGGCCACCTGTACCGAAACGATGGTGTTGACATAGAAGCGGGTAAAACTGCTGATTGCTTTTATGTAAGCAGCTTTGAGGAAGGGGAGTGGCTGCAGTATACTTTGAACGCACCCCAAAAAGGCAGCTACAACCTGCAACTGCGGGTGGCATCAGACAATGCGGAAGGCAAGGTTACAGTGTGGAGTAACGGAGCTGTGGCGGCAACATCCGTGGCAGTACCGAATACCGGAGGCGCTGGCAGTTGGCAATCCATCGAAGTAGGAAATGTGCCTCTTGCACAGGGTAAAAACGTGTTACGAGTAAAAGCAGAGGGCGGAAACTTTAACCTCAGCTCTATCCAATTTGAAAGCAAAAACAAGCCTTCAACCAAAAAGCAAAGAGAAAGACCAGGCGTTAATTACACTATTGCTCAATACAAATATAAAAATGCAGGAAGAGGAGTATGA
- a CDS encoding tyrosine-type recombinase/integrase, translating to MQDSEQGLLDRRYTTTGVQWVVRTARNEAGLSKQVTPHTLRHTFATHLLEDGLDIVSIKDLLGHACIDTTMVYLHVAQSGSRKPFSPLDTLYC from the coding sequence GTGCAGGATAGCGAGCAGGGGCTGCTGGACAGGCGCTACACCACCACCGGCGTGCAGTGGGTGGTGCGAACGGCACGCAATGAAGCCGGCCTCTCCAAGCAGGTCACGCCCCACACGCTGCGCCACACCTTTGCCACCCACCTCTTGGAGGACGGGTTGGACATTGTCTCGATCAAGGACCTGCTGGGCCACGCCTGCATCGACACCACCATGGTCTACCTGCACGTGGCCCAAAGCGGGAGCCGCAAGCCCTTCTCCCCGCTGGACACGCTCTACTGCTAG
- a CDS encoding acyltransferase family protein — protein MIYNINVLIFAKNIAMKRLELLDYGRFFAATFVVLFHYTLNGFTSGKITSITYSEEIINFTKYGYLGVELFFMISGFVIFYSAKNRTASQFAVSRTARLYPAFWFAVLFTTTAALFWGGPLMSVTLPQFIANFTMAPRLIGFNPVDGVYWTLFLELEFYLLVFMFIFLGLQHRLNTLFLLWPFAIIGASLAGLGEVPYLGGMFTYFAAGAIFAIAREKRTVEVIVPLLVAFVYCVYYSSGQAAYLTRDKGVEYSALVIGLIISLFFLFFVALISKRGTELKLPKSTLLGGLTYPVYLIHNHFGYMVISQYATEKNKAFVYTVTFAIVVAVAYLMHYVIELKYGKTWTSLAWYVIGRPIEAINYHLSNKVTMLLKTIRARRG, from the coding sequence ATGATTTACAATATAAATGTCCTTATTTTTGCAAAAAATATAGCTATGAAACGACTGGAACTACTTGACTATGGCAGGTTTTTTGCCGCAACCTTCGTGGTTCTCTTCCATTATACTTTAAATGGATTTACCAGCGGTAAGATAACATCCATAACCTACTCAGAAGAGATAATTAACTTTACGAAATACGGCTATCTAGGAGTAGAGTTATTCTTCATGATTAGCGGCTTTGTTATTTTCTACTCTGCGAAAAACAGGACTGCCAGCCAGTTTGCTGTTTCACGTACCGCCAGGCTCTACCCAGCGTTTTGGTTTGCGGTTCTTTTCACCACTACTGCTGCTCTGTTTTGGGGCGGTCCCTTGATGTCGGTTACTTTGCCACAGTTTATTGCAAATTTTACGATGGCTCCCAGGTTGATTGGCTTTAATCCAGTCGATGGGGTTTACTGGACATTGTTCTTGGAGCTGGAGTTTTACTTGCTGGTATTCATGTTCATATTTCTGGGGCTACAGCATAGACTAAATACCCTTTTTCTGCTGTGGCCTTTTGCTATTATTGGTGCCTCACTGGCTGGGTTAGGCGAGGTACCCTATTTGGGAGGCATGTTTACCTATTTTGCGGCAGGAGCCATTTTCGCCATTGCTAGAGAAAAGCGCACTGTGGAGGTGATTGTGCCCCTGCTAGTAGCGTTTGTCTATTGCGTTTACTACTCCTCTGGACAGGCGGCCTATTTGACTAGAGACAAGGGGGTAGAGTACTCCGCGTTGGTGATCGGCTTAATTATTTCTTTATTCTTTTTATTCTTTGTTGCTTTGATTTCAAAGAGAGGTACCGAGCTTAAGCTGCCCAAGTCGACTCTCTTGGGAGGCTTAACTTATCCTGTCTACCTTATACACAACCACTTTGGTTACATGGTTATCTCCCAGTATGCTACCGAGAAGAACAAAGCCTTCGTGTATACGGTCACGTTTGCTATAGTAGTAGCCGTTGCCTACCTGATGCATTATGTGATTGAACTCAAGTATGGGAAAACTTGGACTTCACTGGCCTGGTATGTCATAGGGAGACCTATTGAAGCGATAAATTATCATTTATCTAACAAGGTGACGATGCTCCTGAAAACAATTAGAGCAAGGAGGGGGTAA
- a CDS encoding cellulase family glycosylhydrolase — protein MAKHLLKRFGLLLLFSCISTIHANSQGYLKAEGKKIVDGKGEEVILRGMGLGSWILQEGYMLRTGDVAGQQHVIKAKVQELIGPEKTEEFYSAWLSNHTSKIDIDSMAAWGFNSVRLPMHCNLYTLPVEQEPVKGQNTWLEKGFAMTDSLLAWCKANNMYLILVLNLLYLPKQIY, from the coding sequence ATGGCAAAGCATTTACTCAAGCGATTTGGTCTGCTGCTGCTTTTTAGCTGTATCAGCACGATACACGCAAACAGCCAGGGCTATCTGAAGGCCGAAGGCAAAAAAATAGTAGATGGTAAAGGGGAGGAAGTAATACTGCGAGGCATGGGCCTGGGTAGTTGGATATTGCAGGAGGGTTACATGCTGCGCACAGGCGATGTAGCCGGCCAGCAGCACGTGATAAAGGCAAAGGTACAGGAACTGATAGGGCCAGAGAAAACAGAGGAATTCTACAGCGCCTGGCTTTCGAACCATACGAGCAAAATAGATATCGACTCTATGGCTGCCTGGGGCTTTAACTCGGTGCGCCTGCCAATGCACTGCAACCTCTATACCTTGCCTGTGGAGCAGGAGCCGGTGAAGGGGCAGAACACATGGCTGGAGAAGGGCTTTGCTATGACTGACAGCCTGCTGGCCTGGTGCAAGGCCAACAACATGTACCTTATCTTGGTACTTAACTTATTATATTTGCCAAAGCAGATATACTGA
- a CDS encoding HAD family hydrolase — MNYKAQFDGLIFDLDGTLWDSTQTIADAWNAAIEQLELKDVSLTRQDIRDTAGMPYNAIYDKLFPSLNNEQRQQLQAVAGKIELEYLQNRGGELYPELMETLELLCSKYRLFIVSNCQSGYIETFLRFFNLQPYFTDVACFGDKHLPKGENIKGIVHRNSLQRPVYIGDTQGDYDASVKAEVPFILAKYGFGNVQAEVDEIEQFSDLKAFV, encoded by the coding sequence ATGAATTATAAAGCACAATTTGATGGTCTGATCTTCGACCTCGACGGCACTTTGTGGGATTCAACACAAACTATTGCCGACGCCTGGAATGCTGCCATAGAGCAGCTGGAGCTAAAAGATGTTTCCCTAACCCGCCAGGATATTCGCGATACTGCCGGGATGCCCTATAACGCCATATACGATAAACTTTTCCCGAGCCTGAACAACGAGCAGCGTCAGCAGCTACAGGCTGTAGCAGGTAAGATAGAGCTGGAGTACCTGCAGAATAGAGGTGGGGAGCTTTACCCAGAGCTAATGGAAACACTGGAGCTACTGTGCTCTAAATACAGGCTGTTTATTGTAAGCAATTGCCAAAGCGGCTACATAGAAACCTTTCTACGCTTTTTTAACCTGCAGCCATACTTCACTGACGTTGCTTGCTTTGGGGACAAGCATTTGCCAAAAGGTGAAAACATCAAAGGTATCGTGCACAGAAACAGCCTGCAGCGTCCTGTGTACATCGGCGACACCCAAGGCGACTATGATGCCAGTGTAAAAGCCGAGGTTCCCTTCATCCTCGCAAAGTATGGCTTTGGAAATGTGCAGGCAGAGGTGGATGAGATTGAGCAGTTCAGCGACTTGAAAGCATTTGTTTAG
- a CDS encoding bifunctional 3,4-dihydroxy-2-butanone-4-phosphate synthase/GTP cyclohydrolase II: METNTTGDIRPLDSIESAIEDIRQGKVVIVVDDDDRENEGDFICAAEKITPEIVNFMATHGRGLMCAPLTEERCDELGLELMVGRNTALHATPFTVSVDLIGHGCTTGISASDRAKTIQALVDPNTDPHSLGKPGHIFPLKAKKEGVLRRAGHTEAAVDLARLAGLAPAGVLIEIMNEDGTMARLPDLVKVAERFDLKLISIKDLIAYRLKKESLIDREIVVQLPTDYGDFDLYAFTQISSGAKHLALVKGTWEENEPVMVRVHSSCVTGDIFGSCRCDCGPQLHEAMRMIEREGKGVVVYMNQEGRGIGLINKLKAYKLQEQGLDTVEANLELGFDMDERDYGVGAQILRDLGITKMRLISNNPRKRTGLMGYGLEVVERVPIEVVPNEHNQKYLTTKRDKLGHEILKNMSINK; the protein is encoded by the coding sequence ATGGAAACCAATACAACTGGTGATATCAGGCCGCTTGACAGCATTGAGTCTGCCATTGAAGATATACGCCAAGGCAAGGTGGTAATTGTGGTGGACGACGATGACCGCGAAAATGAAGGTGACTTTATTTGCGCTGCCGAGAAGATTACCCCTGAGATTGTAAACTTTATGGCTACCCATGGGCGTGGCCTTATGTGCGCGCCCCTTACAGAGGAGCGTTGCGATGAACTGGGCCTGGAATTGATGGTAGGCCGCAACACAGCCCTGCACGCTACGCCGTTTACCGTATCGGTAGACCTGATCGGGCATGGTTGCACCACTGGTATTTCAGCCTCTGACCGTGCCAAAACCATACAGGCACTGGTAGACCCGAATACAGATCCACATTCACTGGGCAAGCCCGGCCATATATTCCCGCTCAAGGCTAAAAAGGAAGGCGTGTTGCGTCGTGCCGGCCATACAGAGGCTGCTGTAGACCTTGCCAGGCTGGCCGGACTGGCACCTGCCGGTGTGCTTATCGAGATCATGAACGAAGACGGCACTATGGCCCGTCTGCCGGATCTGGTAAAAGTAGCAGAGCGCTTCGACCTGAAATTAATCTCCATCAAGGACCTGATTGCCTACCGCCTGAAGAAGGAAAGCCTGATCGACCGTGAGATTGTAGTACAGTTGCCAACAGACTACGGTGATTTCGACCTGTATGCCTTTACCCAGATCAGCAGCGGTGCCAAGCACTTGGCTTTGGTGAAAGGCACTTGGGAAGAGAATGAGCCGGTAATGGTGCGCGTACACTCTTCGTGTGTTACCGGTGATATTTTCGGTTCCTGCCGCTGCGACTGTGGCCCACAACTACATGAAGCCATGCGCATGATTGAGCGCGAGGGCAAAGGAGTAGTTGTGTACATGAACCAGGAGGGCCGCGGTATTGGTCTGATAAACAAATTGAAGGCTTACAAGCTACAGGAGCAGGGGCTAGACACAGTGGAAGCAAACCTGGAGCTTGGCTTTGATATGGATGAGCGCGATTATGGTGTGGGAGCGCAAATTCTACGCGACCTTGGCATTACTAAAATGCGCCTTATCTCTAATAATCCCCGCAAGCGAACCGGTTTGATGGGCTACGGCTTAGAAGTGGTGGAGCGTGTGCCAATTGAGGTAGTTCCAAACGAACATAACCAGAAGTATCTGACTACCAAGCGCGATAAGCTTGGACATGAGATACTAAAGAACATGTCGATTAATAAATAA
- the dnaG gene encoding DNA primase: MSLIPKEIVDQVIAQADITEVVGDFVSLKKKGQNMWACCPFHHEKSPSFSVSPGKGIYKCFGCGKAGNSVQFIMDVEGTSFPEAIKYLAKKYSIEIPEEQHDPEYAREQSERDSLFIVSDFAAKHYQQRLHEHEQGSIGQSYLKQRGLSANTIRKFELGYSLDEWTDLTDSALKAGYKQQYLEATGLTIVKEDGKKYDRFRGRVMFPIHNVSGRVVGFGARTLKSNDKKSPKYLNSPESDIYHKSNVLYGLFQAKQAMRMQDMCYMVEGYLDVISLHQGGIENVVASSGTSLTEGQIKLISRYTENITVLYDGDAAGIKASLRGIDLILELGLNVNVVTFPEGEDPDSYIQKVGDTAFKTYLKEHAQDFISFKTSLYAKEAAGNPVRKAEAIKEVVASIAKIPDAIKRTVFFRSCSLIFDIDEQVLISEYNKMHLQGRQQQHKSGSPEPDFAPPAPAPEPEKPASDADILKRYEREVIRLMVNYGSKPVDEQQTVTQYMVEQLEDVEFEEPIYVKLYNLVLQQLQQGYVVKGEDLVNDADDEIRAEVIELISTRYDLSHNWETHQIYVPHEEDLLMYGIERAILRLKRVKVQMLLKSEMEKLRLVTDPAEQDRQLNYILNLKSFENQLGELLGIVVNK, translated from the coding sequence ATGTCCCTCATCCCGAAAGAAATAGTTGACCAGGTTATTGCCCAGGCCGATATTACAGAGGTGGTAGGCGATTTTGTGTCGCTGAAGAAAAAGGGGCAGAACATGTGGGCCTGCTGCCCGTTCCACCACGAGAAGTCTCCGTCTTTTTCAGTGTCACCGGGCAAAGGCATCTACAAGTGCTTTGGCTGTGGCAAGGCGGGCAACTCGGTGCAGTTCATTATGGACGTGGAGGGCACCAGCTTTCCGGAGGCCATTAAGTATCTGGCCAAAAAGTATAGCATCGAGATACCAGAAGAGCAGCACGACCCGGAGTATGCCCGGGAGCAGAGCGAGCGCGACAGCCTGTTTATTGTTTCTGATTTTGCCGCCAAACATTACCAGCAGCGCCTGCACGAACATGAGCAGGGGAGTATAGGGCAGTCTTATTTAAAACAGCGGGGGCTGAGCGCAAACACCATCCGAAAGTTCGAGTTGGGCTACAGCCTTGATGAATGGACAGACCTGACCGATTCCGCGCTTAAAGCAGGGTACAAGCAGCAGTACCTGGAAGCTACCGGCCTTACCATTGTTAAGGAAGATGGCAAGAAGTATGACCGCTTCCGGGGCCGTGTGATGTTCCCGATTCACAACGTTTCGGGACGCGTGGTAGGTTTTGGTGCCCGTACCTTAAAATCTAACGATAAGAAGAGCCCGAAGTACCTGAACTCCCCGGAGTCTGATATCTACCACAAGAGTAATGTGCTCTACGGTCTGTTTCAGGCAAAGCAAGCCATGCGCATGCAGGACATGTGTTACATGGTGGAGGGCTACCTTGATGTGATTTCACTACACCAGGGGGGCATCGAGAACGTAGTGGCTTCCTCGGGTACTTCGCTTACCGAAGGACAAATCAAGCTCATCTCGCGCTATACCGAAAACATCACAGTGCTCTACGATGGTGATGCGGCAGGTATAAAAGCCTCTTTGCGTGGGATAGACCTGATTCTGGAGCTTGGCCTCAACGTGAATGTGGTGACCTTTCCGGAAGGGGAGGACCCTGATTCCTACATTCAGAAAGTAGGTGATACGGCCTTTAAAACATACTTAAAGGAGCACGCACAGGACTTTATATCGTTTAAAACCAGCCTTTATGCCAAAGAGGCCGCTGGTAACCCTGTCAGGAAAGCCGAGGCAATAAAGGAAGTCGTGGCCTCCATCGCCAAAATTCCCGATGCCATCAAGCGTACCGTATTCTTCCGTAGCTGTAGCCTCATTTTCGATATAGATGAGCAGGTACTGATCTCAGAGTACAACAAGATGCACCTGCAGGGACGGCAGCAACAGCACAAATCTGGAAGTCCGGAACCTGATTTTGCGCCACCTGCTCCGGCACCAGAGCCAGAGAAGCCGGCTTCTGATGCCGACATCCTGAAAAGATATGAGCGGGAGGTAATCCGGCTGATGGTGAACTATGGCTCTAAGCCCGTAGATGAGCAGCAGACGGTAACACAATACATGGTGGAGCAGCTCGAGGACGTTGAGTTTGAGGAGCCGATCTATGTAAAGCTTTACAACCTGGTTTTGCAGCAGCTTCAACAAGGCTATGTGGTAAAAGGAGAGGATCTTGTGAACGACGCTGATGATGAGATTCGTGCCGAGGTGATTGAACTGATCTCTACGCGCTATGACCTGAGCCACAATTGGGAAACACATCAGATTTATGTGCCCCACGAGGAGGACCTGCTCATGTATGGTATTGAGCGGGCTATACTCCGCCTGAAGCGCGTTAAGGTTCAGATGCTGCTAAAATCTGAAATGGAGAAGCTGCGCCTGGTTACCGATCCTGCCGAACAGGATCGCCAGCTTAACTACATTCTCAACCTGAAGTCTTTCGAAAACCAACTGGGAGAACTGCTGGGCATCGTGGTAAATAAGTAG